The Noviherbaspirillum cavernae region GCATCCTCGCAGCGCGCCGCACGAGCAATGAACAAGGGCCGCGTCTGCCCGAATCGTGCCGCCCGCTCGACACGGACACCGCCCTCGCCATCCAGGCCGCCGTCACCGCGCAGCTTGGCGAACGCATCGGCGGCTGGAAATGCGGCATGCCGGTTCAGGGCGCAACCGTCCTGGCGCCTATCCATGCCGGCACCATCCACACCGCAAGTCCATGCGCGGCGTTGGCACGTACCGGACAGGTACGGATCGAGCCGGAACTCGCCTTCATCCTCGGCCATGACCTGCCGCCACGCGATGCACCCTACAGCACCGCAGAAGTCGATGCCGCGATCACCCGCACGCATCTGGCGCTGGAATTGATCGACAGCCGCTACAGCAATCCGGGCGAAGCCGACTTCGCCGAGAATCTGGCCGATGGCTTGCTCAATCAAGGCCTGTTCATCGGGCCGCAGGTGGATGGCGAGAAGGCACGCATGACCGGCGCGATGCCGATCAGCGTGACGCTGGAATCGGGCGAGGCAACGCAACTGGACGGCCGCCATCCGAATGCGGAACCGCGTGCGCCGCTGTACTGGCTGGTTGAATTCCTGCGCAGCAAGGGCCAGGGCTTGCGCGCCGGCCAGGCCGTGATCACCGGCTCCTACGCCGGCAGCTTCGATGTGCCTGCGGAGCAGGAGATCACGATTCGATACGGCGAGCTCGGCGTGCTGAAGGTGCGTTTTGCCCCCGCGGCACCGCCAGCACCGCCGGCACCAACAGCGCCGACATGATCGACGCTGCTGCACTCCTCGGACGCTTCCGTCCGCGCATCACGCTGCAAACCCTGAGCCGTGGCGACGGCCTGCTGGGGATGCGGCCTTCCGGCCAGTTCGGCCCGCGCGGCGGCAATGTGACGGTGGCGCAGATCGACTGGATCTACGTCACCGATGATGGCATTCGCTGGGAGATACCGGCGCCGTCAACGATACTGAACCGTCGCCCTTCTTCCTCGCAATTCCTGGAGGATGAACAGGGGCGGCGTGTGCTGCTGCGCGACCTTGATGCCGAAGCGGATGCACTGGATCGGGTGTGGGACCTGGGCCTGCTGCCGCTGCCCGCTGACACCTTGCAGTGGCGCTCCGATAAGAGCGAGAGCGAGCACGTGCACGGACCCTTGTGGACGCTGGTGCAGGAGGATTTCTTCGGCGATTTCTGGGCGGAGAAGCTGCCCGAGCTGCAGGCCGAAGCTTGGGCCGTGGTGGTGCGCCCCGGTTTTGCGCACGAGAGCGTGCCGGTCGAGGCCTGGCACCTGATCGTCAACCCCGCAACGGGCGAAGTGCTGGGCAAGGAAGTGGCGGCGCGCATGCGGGGCCGCACACCCACCATCACACCCCTCGATCAAACGACCCATGAAGGCTCATGGCTGCTGACGCTCGGGATCGAGATCGACGGCCAGATGCTGGATCTGGTGCCGCTGCTGGTCACCCTGCTGCAACGCGATGCACGCTGGCTGGATGCGAAAAAGCTGGCCGCGATCGACGACAAGGAACTGGTGCGCCTGCGCGCGCCCGGCGGCCGGCGCATCGATGCATTGGCAGCGCCGCTCAAGGCGATCGTTGCCGGCATGCTGGACTTGCTGACCGACCCGCGTCGCAGGGAAGGACCGCTGCCGCTGTCGTCCTGGGACGCGCAGCGATTCGACATCATGTGCGCGAGCCTGCTGGAGACGCAGCGCGAACGTGCCGGCGCACACGGCGCATGGCAGCTGCAAGGCGACGCAGGATTGCGCGCATTGGCGCAGCGGCTGAACACCGCCGGCGGCATGCAGGCAATCGAGCCGCCGTCCGGCCTGGGCGTGCGCTTGCGCCCCTATCAATTGCATGGCGTGGCGTGGTTGCAATACCTGCGCGAGCATCATCTGGCCGGCATCCTGGCCGACGACATGGGCCTGGGCAAGACGGCGCAGGCGCTCGCGCACCTGTTGCTTGAAAAGCAGTCTGGCCGGCTCGGCTGTCCCGCGCTGGTCGTGCTGCCGACCTCGCTGGTGTTCAACTGGCAAGCCGAGGCCAGGCGCATGGCGCCGAGTCTGCGCGTGCTGACCTTGCAGGGCGCCGACCGCGCGGACGATTTCTGCCGCATGGCCGAACACGATGTCGTGCTGACCACCTATCCATTGCTGTGGCGCGATATTTCCGCGTTGAAGATGCAGCCATTCCACCTGCTGATCCTGGATGAGGCGCAAACGATAAAGAACGCCGCCAGCCGCAGCGCCGGCGCGGTGCGCAGGCTGCAGGCGCGCCATCGCCTGTGCATTACCGGCACGCCGCTGGAAAATCACCTGGGCGAATTGTGGACGCAGTTTGATTTCCTGATGCCGGGTTTTCTCGGCGATGCGCGCAGCTTCGCGCGCCGGTGGCGCAGGCCGATCGAGGTCAATGGCGAAACGCTGCGGGCGCAATTGCTGGCGCAACGGGTGCGGCCCTTCATCCTGCGTCGTCGCAAGGAAGAAGTCGCTGCCGAGCTGCCGCCCAGAACCGAAGTCGTCAAGCGCGTGCAATTGCAGGGCCATCAGCGCGATCTCTACGAAAGCGTGCGCGTCGCCGCCGATGAACAGGTGCGCCGCATCCTGCAACGCAAGAGCTTTGCCGGCGCACAAATCACCATCCTCGATGCGCTGCTGAAACTGCGGCAAGTATGCTGCGATCCCTATCTGCTCAAGGGCATCACGCCACACGACGACATGGAACGCGCCAAGCTGGAAATGCTGCGCGACCTGCTGCCCGCCCTGGTGGCCGAGGGCCGCCGGATTCTGGTGTTCTCCCAGTTCACCGAAATGCTGGGCCTGATCGAGGCGGAACTGGACGCGCTGCAATTACCGTGGCTGGCATTGACCGGCAAGACGCCGCCTGCGGCGCGCGGCGCAGTGGTGGCGCAATTCCAGGACAAGAGCGTGCCGATCCTGTTGATCAGCCTGAAGGCCGGCGGCGTCGGGCTCAACCTCACCGCTGCCGACACCGTGATCCACATGGACCCGTGGTGGAACCCTGCGGTGGAGGAACAGGCCACCGCCCGCGCCCACCGCATCGGGCAGGCACAAACCGTATTCGTCTACAAGTTGGTGGTCGAGGGCAGCATCGAGGAGCGCATGCTGGAACTGCAGGCGCGCAAGTCAGCGCTGGCAGAAGGCGTGCTCGGCAGCGATGCAGGATTGGCGCAGAAGTTCAGTGCCGACGATCTGCAGGCCTTGCTCGCGCCATTGGGGTGATGGCACTTGCTGCCGGCATGCTCCGACGCCGGATGATGCCGCAGAATTCCTGTCAACGCTTGCGCCTGTGAGGTTCGGATGGATCACATGCCGCAGCGCTGACGATTGATATATATTCTTTCCGCATGAACGCGCAAACACCCGCCCTGATGCCCGACTTCGCAGATCTGCTGCTCGACGCCGTATTCATGGTCGATGTTCTCGGACGCATCGTGTACGTCAGCGCGGCATGCGAGCGTATCTTCGGCTACACGCCCGGCGAGATGATCGGCAGGGAATTGTTTGACTTCCTCGCGCCGGAAGACCGCGCGACGACCAGGGACGAAGCCAAACAGGTCATGGCCGGGTACCCGCGGATCGGTTTCGAAAACCGCTATGTCCGCAAGGATGGCCGTCGCGCCAGCATCATGTGGTCCGCCCGCTGGTCCGAAGCCGACCAGTTGAGAATTGGTGTCGCACGCGACGTCACGAAGCGAAAACACGCCGAAGCGATGCAGGCAGCCACGTATGCCATCTCCGAAGCTGCGCACACGGCCGGCGACCTCGTGGCGCTGTTCCGCGAAATTCACCGGATCATTGCCGAGCTGCTGCCTGTTGCCGGTTTCACCATCGCGATGTGCGACGCACACACCGGCCGGCTCGCGTTTCCCTACCCCCTTGACGATCAAGCCGACGCGCCCGCCGAACAGGAAGCGATCGCGAGCCGGATGTGTACCGACGTCATCGGCAGCGGGCAATCGAAACTGCTGCACCACCGATCGCCGGCTGCCTTGTCCGATGCTTCCGCATCTTCCGGCGGCAGTGCATCCTGGCTGGCCGTACCGCTTTTTTCGCAACAAGGCGCAATGGGCGCATTGATCGTGAAGAGCCGCGCCGGCACGTTCTACACCGAGCAAGACCAGGAGCTGCTGCAGTTCGTCTCGACACAGGTGGCAACGGCCATCGAGCGCAAGCAACTGCACGCGGAACTCCTGAGGATGGCGCAATACGACGCGCTGACCGGCCTGCCCAACCGGCGCCTGTTCCATGACCGGATGGAGATCGCGCTCGCCAGAAACCGGCGCGAACAGAAGCGGGTGGCGGTGCTCTACGTCGATCTGGACGACTTCAAGCGTGTCAACGACTTGCTCGGCCATGCAGCCGGTGATCTGCTGCTGCAGGAAGTCTCGCGACGGCTGACGCAGTGCGTGCGCGAGGAAGACACTGTCGCCCGCCTGGGCGGCGACGAGTTTGTGGTGCTGCTGGAGCATGTGCCGCTGCCCGGAGACGCCGCGATCGTCGCGGAAAAGATCCGGAGTGCGGTCAGTCAGCAGGCAAGCATCGACGGACAACAGCTCCGGATGCTGCCGAGCATCGGCATTGCGTTCCATCCCGACCATGGCGATGACGCGGAGCAGCTTCTGAAGCACGCCGACAAGGCGATGTACTCGGCAAAAACGGTCAAGGTTCGCGGGTCGGAATAGGCGTCGGCGAATCAGGCCTGCCGATTTTCAATTGGTGGGCGCACCGCTGCCAGGGAGATCGTGCGCATCAAGGATGCGCATAGACGATATGCGGAATCCCGACAAAGCCGGCCCTACTCCTCCAGCGCCAACCCCAGCGTCTCCTTGATCTCCTCCATCACCACATAACTCTTCGACTGCGCCGCGCCGGGCAGCTGCAGCAGCATGTCGCCCAGCAGCTTGCGGTATTCCGCCATCTCGCGGATGCGCGCCTTGATCAGGTAATCGAAATCGCCCGACACCAGGTGGCATTCCATCACTTCCGGAATGCGCAGCACTTCACGCCGGAACTGTTCGAAGGTTTTGGCCGACTTGTGGTTGAGCGTGATCTCGACAAACACCAGCAGGTTGACGCCGACGGCGGCGGGGTTGATGCGCGCGTAGTAGCCGGAGATCACGCCGTCGCGCTCCATGCGCTTGACCCGCTCGATGCAGGGCGTGATGGACAGGCCGACCTGCTCCGCCAGCTCCTTCATTGCCATGCGGCCATCCTGTTGCAGCAGTTGCAGGATGTGCTTGTCGATCTTGTCCAGCGCACGCATCGATTCCTTCTGGATACGCATGATTTATTCCTGAAAATTGATTTATATACAAAAACAAATCCTAGCAGATCACCGTTAGCATAGTTGCATATTCCGTATTTCATTCATTTTTCATTTACCGGAGATTGGCATGCGCGTCCTCGTTCTGGGTAGCGGTATCGTGGGTGTCACCAGTGCTTACTATCTGGCCAAGGCCGGCCACGAAGTCACGGTCATCGATCGCCAGTCCGGCCCGGCGCTGGAGACGAGCTTTGCCAATGCGGGCCAGATCTCGCCCGGCTATGCGGCACCGTGGGCCGCGCCCGGCATCCCCTTGAAGGCGATGAAGTGGATGGTGCAGAAGCATGCGCCGCTGTCGATCACGCCGGACGGCACGCTGTTCCAGCTGCGCTGGATGTGGCAGATGCTGCAGAACTGCACCGCGGAACGATACGCGGTCAACAAGGAGCGCATGGTGCGTCTGGCCGAATACAGCCGCGACTGCTTCAAGACCCTGCGCGCGGAAACCGGCATTGCCTACGAGGGCCGCCAGCAAGGCACGCTGCAGCTGTTTCGCACCGAGGAGCAATACGCGGGCGCGGCCAAGGACATCAAGGTGCTGCAGGATGCCGGCGTGCCTTTCGAGCTGCTGACGCGCGACGAACTCGAACGCGCCGAACCCGCGCTGAAGGCGGTCAGGCAAAAGCTGGTGGGCGGCTTGCGCCTGCCGAACGACGAGACCGGCGACTGCCAACTCTTCAGCACGCGGCTGGCACAGATGGCCGAGGCGCTCGGTGTGAAATTCCGTTACGGCGAAAGCATCGATACGCTGGCATTCAACAACAGCGAAGTCGCAGGCGTCGTGTGCGGCAGCCGCATCGAGCAGGCCGATGCCTATGTCGTTGCACTCGGCAGCTATTCCAGGAATTTTCTGCAGAAGCTTGTCGACATTCCGGTCTATCCGCTGAAGGGCTATTCCATCACGGTGCCGATCGTGAATGCGCAATCCGCGCCGGTGTCCACCATCCTCGACGAAACCTACAAGATCGCCATCACGCGCTTCGACGACCGCATCCGCGTCGGCGGCATGGCGGAGATCGCCGGCTTCAACAAGGAGCTGAACCCGAAACGGCGCGCCACGCTGGAGATGGTCGTCAACGACCTGTTCCCGGGCGGCGGCGATACGTCACAAGCGACGTTCTGGACCGGCCTGCGCCCGATGACGCCGGACGGCACGCCGATCGTCGGCCGCACCGCCGTGAAGAACCTGTTCCTCAACACCGGCCACGGCACGCTGGGCTGGACCATGTCCTGCGGTTCGGGCCAACTGATTTCCGATCTCATCTCCGGCAGGAAGCCGGCGATCAGCTCGGACAGCCTGTCAGTGCTGCGCTACGCGAAATCACATGGTGATGCGACAAGCACGCCCGCCTATGCATAAAAGCGAGGGTTCTCATCCATGAACGCAGATATGCAGCGCGCCGGCGCAATCCTGACCATCGACCTCGATGCAGTACGCGACAACCATCGCCTGCTGCGGGCACGCACTGGAGGAGCGGTGTGTGCCGCGGTGATGAAGGCCGATGCCTACGGCCTGGGCGCGCAACAGGTTGCGCCGGTGCTCGCGAACGACGGTTGCCGGCATTTCTTCGTCGCCCATCTCGATGAAGGCATCCGCCTGCGCGCCGTGCTGCCGCCCGATGCCGAGGTGTTCGTCCTGCATGGGCCGCCGGTCGGCGCGGAGCGCGAATTCGTCGCGCACAATCTGATTCCGGTATTGAACAGCCTGCAGCAGACGACGGCATGGTCCGCTCTGGCAAGGCAGATGAATGCACGCCTGCCCGCGCTGCTGCAGGTCGATACCGGCATGTCGCGCATGGGCATGCCGGATGAGGAGATCGATGTGCTGCTGCCGGACGCGGAAATCCTTGCACCGCTGGAACTGCGCTACCTGATGAGCCATCTGGCCTGCGCCGAAGTCCAGGACCATCCCATGAACGCCGCGCAGTTGCGGAAGTTCCATGCGATCCGCGCACGCTTTCCCGCCATGCCGGCCTGCCTGGCCAATTCCTCCGGCATCTTCCTCGGGCCGGATTACCACTTCGATCTGGTGCGGCCCGGTGCGGCGCTGTACGGCATCGCGCCGGTGGCCGGCATGGCCAATCCGATGCGGTCCGTGGTTCGTTTGCAAGGAAAAATCATCCAGACCCGCACCATCCGCCAGGGCGATTACGTCGGCTACGGCATCAGCTACAGCGCCACCGGCACACGCGACATCGCGACGGTAGCCGTCGGCTATGCCGACGGCTGGCTGCGCGCGATGAGCAATCGCGGAGCCGGATTCATCGACGGCGTCAGGGTGCCGTTCGTCGGCACGGTATCGATGGACAGCATCACGCTCGATGTGACCGGGATCGACAAGGCGAAACTGGCCGCTGGCGCATTGGTGGATTTGATCTGCCCGGAACATCCGGTCGATGCGGTCGCGGCGCTGGCCGGCAGCATCGGCTACGAGATCCTGACGAGCCTGGGCCGCCGCTACCATCGCGAATACCTCGCACCGCAGGACGACCTGCCGCAGGCGGCATCGAATCGCACCGCATTGCGCGCGGCGTGAACGATATTGCGCGACCGGCCGTACACGGTGCGGCGGTCGCGGCATTTCTACAACGCGGGCAGCTCCCGCATCTCTTCCTTGCGCTCGCTGTACCTGCTGGTGAGGTAGTCCGCACGGTCGCGCACCAGCAGCGTGAACTTGTACAGCTCTTCCATCACATCCACCAGCCGCTCGTAATAGGGCGACGGTTTCATGCGTCCGCTTTCGTCGAACTCCTGATACGCCTTGGCGACGGATGATTGATTCGGGATGGTCACCATCCGCATCCAGCGGCCGAGCACGCGCAACGCGTTGACGGCGTTGAACGATTGCGAGCCGCCCGAAACCTGCATGACGGCCAGCGTGCGCCCCTGGGTCGGGCGGATTGCGCCGATTTCCAGCGGCAGCCAGTCGATCTGCGACTTGAACACGCCGGTCAGCGTGCCGTGCCGCTCCGGGCTGCACCAGACCTGGCCCTCCGACCATTCCGACAGCCTGCGCAGTTCCTGCACCTTGGGATGATCCGGTGCGACGCTATCGACCATCGGCAATCCGTGCGGATCGAACACGCGCGTCTCGGCGCCAAAGTGCTGAAGGATGCGCTCCGCTTCCTGCACCAGCAGCTTGCTGTAGGAGCGTTCGCGCAAGGAGCCATACAGCAGCAGGATGCGCGGTGGATGCGTCGACACGTTTGCCGGGTCGAGCTTGTCGAGTGTCGGCACGTCGAGATGCGCGCCGTTGATGTTCGGCAGGTTGGCGAGCTGGTCAGACATTTTTCGCCGTCCTCTTTCCCTGCGCGTCGATCACGGCTTCGCCGTCTTCCTTCGTGAACGGACCTTGCTGCGGCAACGGCAGGATGTCCAGCACGAGCTCCGACGGACGGCAGAGCCGCACTCCCATCGGCGTGACGACGAAGGGCCGGTTGATGAGTATCGGGTGCGCCAGCATCGCGTCGAGCAATGCCTCGTCGCCAAGCGACGGATCGTCGAGGCCCAGCTCGGCATACGGCGTGCCCTTTTCGCGCAGCGCCGCGCGCACGCTCAGGCCGCTCCTGGCGATCATGTCCGTCAGCACCTCGCGGCTCGGCGGCTTGCTGACGTAATCGACGATGCGCGGTTCGACGCCGGTGTTGCGGATCAGGGCCAGCGTGTTGCGGGACGTGCCGCAGTTCGGGTTGTGATAGATCGTGATATCCATTGTTTATGCCTTTGCTTCATACCATTGACGAGAACGATTCACGACATTGACGACCAGCAGCATGACCGGCACCTCGATCAACGCGCCGACCACGGTCGCCAGCGCCGCACCCGATTGAAAGCCGAACAGGCTGATCGCGGTTGCGACCGCCAGCTCGAAGAAATTGGATGCGCCGATCAGGCTCGACGGCCCGGCCACGCAATGCGGCACGCCCAGCTTGCGATTCAGCAGATAGGCCAGGCCCGAGTTGAACACGACCTGGATCAGGATGGGCACGGCCAGCAGGGCAATGACCAGCGGCTGGCTGACGATCGCCTCGCCCTGGAATGCAAACAGCAGCACCAGCGTCAGCAACAGCGCCACGATCGAGTACGGACCGAGCCTGGACACGGCGCGCTCGAACACGCCCCTGCCTCGCGCCAGCAGCGTCTTGCGTATCGATTGCGCCAGAATGACCGGGATGACGATGTACAGGACGACCGAGGCGAGCAGCGTATCCCACGGCACGGTGATCGCGGACAAGCCGAGCAGGAGCGCGACGATCGGGGCGAACGCGACGATCATGATCGCGTCGTTGAGCGCGACCTGCGACAGCGTGAAATACGGATCGCCCTTGCACAGCTGGCTCCAGACGAACACCATCGCGGTGCAGGGCGCGGCCGCCAGCAGGATCAGGCCGGCGATGTAGCTGTCCAGCTGCTCCGCCGGCAGCCAGCCGGCAAACAGATGGCGAATGAAAATCCAGCCCAGCAGCGCCATCGAGAACGGCTTGACCAGCCAGTTGATGAACAGCGTCACGCCGATGCCGCGCCATTCGCTCCTGATCTGCACGAGCGCGCCGAAATCGATCTTGATCAGCATCGGGATGATCATCACCCAGATCAGGATGCCGACCGGGATGTTGACTTGCGCGATTTCCAGCCGCGCGATGGCGTGGAAGACGCCAGGAAAAAGCTGTCCCAGCACGATGCCGGCGACAATGCACAGCGCCACCCATGCCGTCAGGTAGCGTTCGAAGAAGCCGATTGCGGGTGCGGCGTGGCGGGCGGTTGATGCGGCAGAGGAGGCGTTCATGGAAGAATACTTTGCTTCAAGAAGAGCCGGGGCTAGTGTCCTGAGTTGAAAATTCGTTGCAAATAAAAGTGATGAAATCGCGACGAGACAAGGAAAAAAGCACAGCAAGGCCGAGGCCTTGCGAGCATTTTTGACGCAGTATCGGTGCGATTCTCGTCATCTTTTATGCAGCGAATTTCTAACTCAGGACACTAGCGATATCCCGGCGATGTCATGTCAATCTCTTGTGCAGGCAGACTGCCTGCGATGGACACAGGCCCGCAAACTCGGTCGTCTGTTGCAGCGACTGCGGCGCGCTTGTGCGGGCGACAACGCGGTAACCGCGCCGCGCGAAAAAGTCCGCCGCCGTCATGGTCAGCAAGTAGAGCGAGGTGACGCCGATGCCGCGCGCCTCTTCCTCGATCGCCGCGGCCAGCAGCGATCCCAATCCCGCATGGCGCACGGCAGGCTGCACCGCCAGCGAGCGCAGCAAGGCATCCGCTGCGTGGCATTCCAGGCCGACGCAGCCTGCGATGCCGGAGCCGGCATCCGCCACCAGAAACCGCCGCAAGCGTGCAAGATCGACATCCTGAAACGGCAAGCCGCTCTCCTGCAGCAGATTCAGAATCGATGGCAGATCGCTCGGCACGGCGGGGCGGATATCGAATTTCATCTCGCGAATTTCCTCGTGTATCAACGACGCTTCCGGGCCGGCGTGCATGGCGCGCCGCCGCAACAGTTCTCGGTCAGGAAGGCCACAAGATCATTCATCGTGTCGAAGTTCACCGCATAGATCAGCGAGCGGCCGTCCTTGGTCTGGCTCACCATATCGGCGTGGGTCAGCTCCTTCAAATGGAAGGACAGCGATGACGGCGGAATGTCCAGCGCCTCGGCGATCCGGCTGGCGGCCATGCCTTCCGGCCCGGCCTGCACCAACAGGCGGAACACGGCAAGGCGCGAATCCTGGGCCAACGCGGCCAGGGCGGTGATTGCGGATTTCGTTTCCATGTTTCGATGATAGTGGAAATATCGACGATTGGCAAACCGGCCTTTGCATGGAGCCGTCAATCCCGGCTCAATCCTGCATCGC contains the following coding sequences:
- a CDS encoding 2-keto-4-pentenoate hydratase, coding for MSQNRSSVTAAASILAARRTSNEQGPRLPESCRPLDTDTALAIQAAVTAQLGERIGGWKCGMPVQGATVLAPIHAGTIHTASPCAALARTGQVRIEPELAFILGHDLPPRDAPYSTAEVDAAITRTHLALELIDSRYSNPGEADFAENLADGLLNQGLFIGPQVDGEKARMTGAMPISVTLESGEATQLDGRHPNAEPRAPLYWLVEFLRSKGQGLRAGQAVITGSYAGSFDVPAEQEITIRYGELGVLKVRFAPAAPPAPPAPTAPT
- a CDS encoding DEAD/DEAH box helicase, producing the protein MIDAAALLGRFRPRITLQTLSRGDGLLGMRPSGQFGPRGGNVTVAQIDWIYVTDDGIRWEIPAPSTILNRRPSSSQFLEDEQGRRVLLRDLDAEADALDRVWDLGLLPLPADTLQWRSDKSESEHVHGPLWTLVQEDFFGDFWAEKLPELQAEAWAVVVRPGFAHESVPVEAWHLIVNPATGEVLGKEVAARMRGRTPTITPLDQTTHEGSWLLTLGIEIDGQMLDLVPLLVTLLQRDARWLDAKKLAAIDDKELVRLRAPGGRRIDALAAPLKAIVAGMLDLLTDPRRREGPLPLSSWDAQRFDIMCASLLETQRERAGAHGAWQLQGDAGLRALAQRLNTAGGMQAIEPPSGLGVRLRPYQLHGVAWLQYLREHHLAGILADDMGLGKTAQALAHLLLEKQSGRLGCPALVVLPTSLVFNWQAEARRMAPSLRVLTLQGADRADDFCRMAEHDVVLTTYPLLWRDISALKMQPFHLLILDEAQTIKNAASRSAGAVRRLQARHRLCITGTPLENHLGELWTQFDFLMPGFLGDARSFARRWRRPIEVNGETLRAQLLAQRVRPFILRRRKEEVAAELPPRTEVVKRVQLQGHQRDLYESVRVAADEQVRRILQRKSFAGAQITILDALLKLRQVCCDPYLLKGITPHDDMERAKLEMLRDLLPALVAEGRRILVFSQFTEMLGLIEAELDALQLPWLALTGKTPPAARGAVVAQFQDKSVPILLISLKAGGVGLNLTAADTVIHMDPWWNPAVEEQATARAHRIGQAQTVFVYKLVVEGSIEERMLELQARKSALAEGVLGSDAGLAQKFSADDLQALLAPLG
- a CDS encoding sensor domain-containing protein, producing the protein MPDFADLLLDAVFMVDVLGRIVYVSAACERIFGYTPGEMIGRELFDFLAPEDRATTRDEAKQVMAGYPRIGFENRYVRKDGRRASIMWSARWSEADQLRIGVARDVTKRKHAEAMQAATYAISEAAHTAGDLVALFREIHRIIAELLPVAGFTIAMCDAHTGRLAFPYPLDDQADAPAEQEAIASRMCTDVIGSGQSKLLHHRSPAALSDASASSGGSASWLAVPLFSQQGAMGALIVKSRAGTFYTEQDQELLQFVSTQVATAIERKQLHAELLRMAQYDALTGLPNRRLFHDRMEIALARNRREQKRVAVLYVDLDDFKRVNDLLGHAAGDLLLQEVSRRLTQCVREEDTVARLGGDEFVVLLEHVPLPGDAAIVAEKIRSAVSQQASIDGQQLRMLPSIGIAFHPDHGDDAEQLLKHADKAMYSAKTVKVRGSE
- a CDS encoding Lrp/AsnC ligand binding domain-containing protein, whose protein sequence is MRIQKESMRALDKIDKHILQLLQQDGRMAMKELAEQVGLSITPCIERVKRMERDGVISGYYARINPAAVGVNLLVFVEITLNHKSAKTFEQFRREVLRIPEVMECHLVSGDFDYLIKARIREMAEYRKLLGDMLLQLPGAAQSKSYVVMEEIKETLGLALEE
- a CDS encoding D-amino acid dehydrogenase, which encodes MRVLVLGSGIVGVTSAYYLAKAGHEVTVIDRQSGPALETSFANAGQISPGYAAPWAAPGIPLKAMKWMVQKHAPLSITPDGTLFQLRWMWQMLQNCTAERYAVNKERMVRLAEYSRDCFKTLRAETGIAYEGRQQGTLQLFRTEEQYAGAAKDIKVLQDAGVPFELLTRDELERAEPALKAVRQKLVGGLRLPNDETGDCQLFSTRLAQMAEALGVKFRYGESIDTLAFNNSEVAGVVCGSRIEQADAYVVALGSYSRNFLQKLVDIPVYPLKGYSITVPIVNAQSAPVSTILDETYKIAITRFDDRIRVGGMAEIAGFNKELNPKRRATLEMVVNDLFPGGGDTSQATFWTGLRPMTPDGTPIVGRTAVKNLFLNTGHGTLGWTMSCGSGQLISDLISGRKPAISSDSLSVLRYAKSHGDATSTPAYA
- the alr gene encoding alanine racemase, whose translation is MNADMQRAGAILTIDLDAVRDNHRLLRARTGGAVCAAVMKADAYGLGAQQVAPVLANDGCRHFFVAHLDEGIRLRAVLPPDAEVFVLHGPPVGAEREFVAHNLIPVLNSLQQTTAWSALARQMNARLPALLQVDTGMSRMGMPDEEIDVLLPDAEILAPLELRYLMSHLACAEVQDHPMNAAQLRKFHAIRARFPAMPACLANSSGIFLGPDYHFDLVRPGAALYGIAPVAGMANPMRSVVRLQGKIIQTRTIRQGDYVGYGISYSATGTRDIATVAVGYADGWLRAMSNRGAGFIDGVRVPFVGTVSMDSITLDVTGIDKAKLAAGALVDLICPEHPVDAVAALAGSIGYEILTSLGRRYHREYLAPQDDLPQAASNRTALRAA
- the arsH gene encoding arsenical resistance protein ArsH; amino-acid sequence: MSDQLANLPNINGAHLDVPTLDKLDPANVSTHPPRILLLYGSLRERSYSKLLVQEAERILQHFGAETRVFDPHGLPMVDSVAPDHPKVQELRRLSEWSEGQVWCSPERHGTLTGVFKSQIDWLPLEIGAIRPTQGRTLAVMQVSGGSQSFNAVNALRVLGRWMRMVTIPNQSSVAKAYQEFDESGRMKPSPYYERLVDVMEELYKFTLLVRDRADYLTSRYSERKEEMRELPAL
- the arsC gene encoding arsenate reductase (glutaredoxin) (This arsenate reductase requires both glutathione and glutaredoxin to convert arsenate to arsenite, after which the efflux transporter formed by ArsA and ArsB can extrude the arsenite from the cell, providing resistance.) produces the protein MDITIYHNPNCGTSRNTLALIRNTGVEPRIVDYVSKPPSREVLTDMIARSGLSVRAALREKGTPYAELGLDDPSLGDEALLDAMLAHPILINRPFVVTPMGVRLCRPSELVLDILPLPQQGPFTKEDGEAVIDAQGKRTAKNV
- the arsB gene encoding ACR3 family arsenite efflux transporter, with translation MNASSAASTARHAAPAIGFFERYLTAWVALCIVAGIVLGQLFPGVFHAIARLEIAQVNIPVGILIWVMIIPMLIKIDFGALVQIRSEWRGIGVTLFINWLVKPFSMALLGWIFIRHLFAGWLPAEQLDSYIAGLILLAAAPCTAMVFVWSQLCKGDPYFTLSQVALNDAIMIVAFAPIVALLLGLSAITVPWDTLLASVVLYIVIPVILAQSIRKTLLARGRGVFERAVSRLGPYSIVALLLTLVLLFAFQGEAIVSQPLVIALLAVPILIQVVFNSGLAYLLNRKLGVPHCVAGPSSLIGASNFFELAVATAISLFGFQSGAALATVVGALIEVPVMLLVVNVVNRSRQWYEAKA
- the arsN2 gene encoding arsenic resistance N-acetyltransferase ArsN2; its protein translation is MKFDIRPAVPSDLPSILNLLQESGLPFQDVDLARLRRFLVADAGSGIAGCVGLECHAADALLRSLAVQPAVRHAGLGSLLAAAIEEEARGIGVTSLYLLTMTAADFFARRGYRVVARTSAPQSLQQTTEFAGLCPSQAVCLHKRLT
- a CDS encoding ArsR/SmtB family transcription factor yields the protein METKSAITALAALAQDSRLAVFRLLVQAGPEGMAASRIAEALDIPPSSLSFHLKELTHADMVSQTKDGRSLIYAVNFDTMNDLVAFLTENCCGGAPCTPARKRR